One segment of Calditerrivibrio sp. DNA contains the following:
- a CDS encoding radical SAM protein, whose translation MKKAKILPVFIPFFGCRNRCLFCNQERISGVKIDDFEKTLIKQIEVYLEYEKDWDEIAFYGGSFTCMEKEHRYISYRLAHRYGFCNIRISTRPDCLGEEVLEELVLNKVKTVEMGVQSTSDKVLKANLRNYTKTDIITASKRVKERFTLGHQIMVGMFAESIDDFWTTVIDVCSMRPDFVRIYPTVVLKNSPLEEIYNQGAFCPYSPSITLALTSMAFVYFKGHHIEVIRVGLQDSSELKSAIVAGFYHSAMGELVKTVAMISFAEKYNVLPGFFNGYKNIIKKIFPKLEVVEDINWYSKFLGEDFEDNWRIFKRAADIVCERIWN comes from the coding sequence ATGAAAAAAGCTAAGATTTTACCTGTTTTTATACCTTTCTTTGGATGTCGCAATAGATGTCTTTTTTGCAATCAGGAGCGTATTTCTGGAGTGAAAATAGATGATTTTGAAAAGACTCTAATCAAACAGATTGAAGTTTATTTAGAATATGAAAAAGACTGGGATGAGATCGCTTTTTATGGTGGTAGCTTTACATGTATGGAAAAAGAACATAGGTATATCTCTTATAGATTGGCTCATAGGTATGGGTTTTGTAATATCAGAATATCTACAAGACCAGATTGTTTGGGTGAGGAGGTATTGGAGGAATTGGTGTTGAATAAGGTAAAAACGGTGGAGATGGGTGTCCAATCTACTTCAGACAAAGTGTTAAAAGCTAATCTAAGAAACTACACTAAAACAGACATTATAACTGCTTCAAAAAGGGTAAAAGAGCGGTTTACTCTTGGGCATCAGATTATGGTGGGTATGTTTGCTGAAAGTATTGATGACTTTTGGACTACTGTCATTGATGTATGTAGTATGAGACCAGATTTTGTCAGGATATACCCTACAGTTGTTTTAAAAAATTCACCGCTTGAAGAGATCTATAATCAAGGGGCATTTTGCCCTTATAGCCCTTCAATAACGCTTGCTTTAACATCAATGGCTTTTGTATATTTCAAAGGTCATCATATAGAGGTTATTCGTGTTGGTTTACAGGACTCATCGGAATTGAAATCTGCTATAGTAGCTGGGTTTTATCACTCTGCTATGGGTGAGTTAGTAAAAACGGTGGCTATGATTTCTTTTGCAGAGAAATATAATGTTCTTCCCGGGTTTTTTAACGGATATAAGAATATAATTAAAAAAATATTCCCAAAGCTTGAAGTAGTAGAGGATATCAATTGGTATAGTAAATTTTTAGGAGAAGATTTTGAGGATAACTGGAGGATTTTTAAAAGGGCGGCAGATATCGTTTGCGAAAGGATCTGGAATTAG
- the rnc gene encoding ribonuclease III: MSDSENITDILCYEFKNKELLLEALTHSSYSYENKLNRNYERLEFLGDAVLQLIISEYLTIKYKEFDEGVLSKYRAYFVSEEFISQIAQQIDLGRFIRLGRGELIAGGSRRPSILCDIFESVVAAMYLDGGYNEARRFIIKIASEKIDEVIKLNKFTDYKSELQKLTQKLFEDLPEYVLKYETGPEHDKTFVVDLFIKGYYYCTGEGKSKKKAEQDAAKKAFLMLNEKS; encoded by the coding sequence ATGAGTGATAGTGAGAATATCACCGATATTTTATGCTATGAGTTTAAAAACAAGGAGCTTCTTTTGGAAGCTCTTACTCATTCCTCTTATTCGTATGAAAACAAATTAAACAGAAACTATGAAAGGCTGGAGTTTTTGGGGGATGCAGTTTTACAGCTCATAATATCTGAGTATCTTACCATTAAATACAAAGAATTTGACGAAGGGGTGCTTTCTAAGTATAGGGCATATTTTGTCAGTGAGGAATTTATAAGTCAGATAGCTCAACAGATCGATCTTGGAAGATTTATAAGATTAGGTAGAGGTGAACTCATTGCTGGAGGTAGTAGGAGACCCTCTATTTTGTGTGATATATTTGAGTCTGTTGTTGCAGCAATGTACCTTGATGGGGGGTACAATGAGGCCCGTAGGTTTATCATAAAAATAGCTTCTGAAAAGATTGATGAAGTTATTAAGTTGAATAAGTTTACAGACTATAAAAGTGAACTTCAGAAACTTACCCAGAAACTATTTGAAGATCTGCCTGAGTATGTGTTAAAATATGAAACTGGTCCCGAACATGATAAGACATTTGTTGTGGATCTTTTTATAAAGGGTTATTATTACTGCACTGGTGAAGGTAAAAGCAAGAAAAAAGCAGAACAAGATGCAGCGAAAAAAGCCTTTTTAATGCTTAATGAAAAAAGCTAA
- the fabF gene encoding beta-ketoacyl-ACP synthase II — protein sequence MKRRVVITGIGLLTPVGIGTEETFNNLIAGKSGVGLVTYFDTSEFPVKIAAEVKNLNYEDFVDKKDIKIFDRFVLFGMIASEMARKDADLDVEKIESERAGVIIGSGIGGFSTIEETHKTYMEKGPRRISPFFIPSSIINMASGAVSIRYGLKGPNTSVVTACATGAHAVGDAFKIIQRGDADLMFAGGCESAITPTALGGFANMKALSRRNEEPEKASRPFDKDRDGFVMGEGAGILILEELEHAIKRGARIYAEIVGYGLTSDAFHITAPDETGDGARRCMLMAIKDAGVAPDVVDYINAHGTSTPYNDVIETKAIKNAFGEHAYKLKINSTKSMTGHTLGAAGSIELAVCALSIYNGILHPTINLDNQDPECDLYYVPNKAEKAEIRYALSNSLGFGGTNASLLIKKYE from the coding sequence ATGAAAAGAAGGGTTGTTATAACAGGTATAGGCCTCCTTACACCGGTTGGGATTGGAACAGAAGAAACCTTCAACAATTTGATTGCTGGTAAAAGTGGAGTAGGATTAGTGACCTATTTTGATACATCCGAATTTCCTGTTAAAATTGCTGCAGAGGTAAAGAATCTGAACTATGAAGATTTTGTGGATAAAAAAGATATAAAGATATTCGATAGATTTGTACTTTTTGGTATGATTGCATCTGAGATGGCAAGGAAAGATGCTGATCTTGATGTAGAAAAGATCGAAAGCGAAAGGGCAGGGGTCATAATCGGTTCAGGTATTGGTGGTTTTTCTACAATTGAGGAAACCCACAAAACCTATATGGAAAAAGGTCCCCGTAGGATATCACCCTTTTTTATACCATCTTCTATTATAAATATGGCAAGTGGAGCTGTCTCTATAAGGTATGGACTCAAGGGGCCAAATACAAGTGTAGTTACTGCTTGTGCTACTGGTGCCCATGCTGTTGGTGATGCTTTTAAAATCATCCAAAGGGGTGATGCGGATCTTATGTTTGCAGGTGGATGTGAAAGTGCTATCACCCCTACTGCACTTGGTGGTTTTGCTAATATGAAAGCTCTATCACGGAGAAACGAAGAACCTGAAAAAGCAAGTAGACCTTTTGATAAAGACAGGGATGGATTTGTCATGGGTGAAGGTGCAGGGATCTTGATCCTTGAAGAGTTGGAGCATGCCATCAAACGTGGTGCCAGAATCTATGCAGAGATTGTTGGGTATGGTTTGACCTCAGATGCCTTTCATATCACTGCCCCCGATGAAACAGGTGATGGAGCAAGAAGATGTATGCTTATGGCAATAAAAGATGCTGGGGTTGCACCGGATGTTGTTGATTATATAAATGCCCACGGGACTTCAACACCCTATAACGATGTCATAGAAACAAAGGCAATTAAAAATGCCTTTGGTGAACATGCTTACAAGCTTAAGATAAATTCTACAAAATCTATGACAGGGCACACTCTTGGTGCAGCTGGGAGTATAGAGCTTGCAGTTTGTGCTTTAAGTATTTATAACGGGATACTACATCCAACTATAAATCTTGATAATCAGGACCCAGAATGTGATCTTTACTATGTTCCTAACAAAGCTGAAAAGGCAGAGATAAGGTATGCTTTATCAAATTCTTTGGGGTTTGGAGGAACTAACGCATCGTTGTTAATAAAAAAATATGAGTGA
- a CDS encoding acyl carrier protein, with product MADVASRVKKIIAEQLNIDEAQVKPEASFIDDLGADSLDTVELIMALEEEFDIEIPDDVAEKIKTVGDAIDHISKIVG from the coding sequence ATGGCTGATGTTGCATCAAGAGTGAAAAAGATCATAGCTGAGCAACTTAATATCGATGAGGCTCAAGTAAAACCTGAAGCATCTTTTATCGATGATTTGGGTGCTGACTCCCTCGATACAGTGGAGCTTATCATGGCCCTCGAAGAGGAGTTTGATATCGAAATCCCTGATGATGTTGCTGAAAAGATAAAAACTGTTGGGGATGCTATTGATCATATCTCTAAGATTGTTGGTTAA
- the fabG gene encoding 3-oxoacyl-[acyl-carrier-protein] reductase yields MFKDKVVLVTGASRGIGKAIARDFAANGAKVCINYASSEQPALQFKDELISQGYVAEAFKCDVADENEVKDMFDRIEEKFGYVDVLVNNAGITRDNIIMRMKSDEWDSVINTNLKGAFNCLKAASKGMMKKRYGKIINISSVVAFSGNVGQANYISSKSGLIGLTKSAAIELAGRGIRVNAIAPGFIETEMTKDLPEDVKNAMLSRILLGYFGKAEDVSKACLFLASSDADYITGTVLHVNGGMYF; encoded by the coding sequence ATGTTTAAGGATAAAGTGGTCTTAGTAACTGGTGCATCGCGGGGTATTGGCAAGGCTATTGCAAGAGATTTTGCTGCTAATGGGGCTAAAGTCTGTATTAATTATGCTTCAAGTGAACAACCTGCTTTACAGTTTAAAGATGAGTTAATTTCCCAAGGTTATGTTGCTGAAGCATTCAAATGTGATGTTGCGGATGAAAATGAAGTAAAAGATATGTTTGATAGGATTGAGGAAAAATTTGGTTATGTTGATGTTCTCGTTAATAATGCAGGTATAACCAGAGATAATATTATCATGAGAATGAAGTCTGATGAATGGGATTCTGTAATAAATACGAATCTTAAAGGTGCTTTTAATTGTTTAAAAGCTGCTTCAAAAGGTATGATGAAAAAAAGATATGGTAAGATCATTAATATTTCAAGTGTAGTCGCTTTTTCTGGCAATGTTGGACAAGCAAACTATATCTCTAGTAAAAGTGGATTGATCGGTTTGACCAAATCTGCAGCGATAGAATTGGCTGGACGTGGTATAAGGGTAAATGCTATAGCGCCCGGTTTTATAGAAACTGAGATGACAAAAGATCTTCCAGAAGATGTTAAAAATGCTATGCTATCTCGAATACTTTTGGGATACTTTGGTAAAGCAGAAGATGTGTCGAAAGCTTGTTTGTTCTTGGCATCTTCAGACGCCGACTATATAACTGGAACAGTATTACATGTAAACGGTGGTATGTATTTTTAA
- the fabD gene encoding ACP S-malonyltransferase: MGKIAVVFPGQGSQYVGMGKDLFDQYKECRRFFEKADELIGYSLSRIMFEGPEDELKITYNTQPALLTVSVAVWELVKDKINADLFAGHSLGEYSAVVAAGGMSFEDAVLAVHNRGKFMQSAVPVGVGAMAAVLSMDENIILETCREISKDGFVVEPANFNSDAQLVVAGHAEAVDLFIEKIKEKGGRKVIKLPVSAPFHCSLMKPAEEKMAEYLQKVRITDLRTPIYSNVEASKEISSDEVRLNLIKQVSAPVRWTDLVRNMIKDGVDTFVEVGAGNVLTGLIKKIDKNVRCFNIGKVEDIATLGGLNV; encoded by the coding sequence ATGGGTAAGATTGCTGTGGTATTTCCCGGCCAAGGGTCTCAATATGTAGGTATGGGGAAAGATCTCTTTGATCAGTATAAAGAATGTAGGAGATTTTTTGAAAAAGCCGACGAACTGATTGGGTATAGCTTGTCCAGGATAATGTTTGAAGGGCCTGAGGATGAACTGAAGATAACTTATAATACCCAGCCAGCCCTTTTGACGGTAAGTGTGGCAGTTTGGGAGTTAGTAAAAGATAAAATAAACGCTGATCTATTTGCTGGGCATTCGTTAGGGGAGTATTCTGCAGTTGTCGCCGCAGGGGGTATGAGCTTTGAAGATGCTGTTTTAGCTGTCCATAACAGAGGTAAGTTTATGCAAAGTGCTGTTCCTGTAGGTGTTGGGGCGATGGCTGCTGTTTTATCGATGGATGAAAACATAATATTAGAAACCTGCAGGGAGATTTCGAAAGACGGTTTTGTGGTGGAACCAGCCAATTTCAATTCCGATGCCCAGTTGGTAGTGGCAGGTCATGCTGAAGCTGTAGATCTATTTATAGAAAAGATAAAAGAAAAGGGCGGGAGAAAAGTAATTAAGTTGCCTGTTAGTGCACCTTTTCATTGCTCTTTGATGAAACCTGCCGAGGAAAAAATGGCAGAGTATTTGCAAAAAGTAAGGATCACTGATCTTCGCACTCCAATCTATAGCAATGTGGAGGCAAGTAAAGAGATTAGTTCTGATGAGGTGAGACTTAACCTAATAAAGCAAGTATCAGCTCCCGTAAGGTGGACTGATTTGGTAAGAAATATGATAAAAGATGGTGTTGATACTTTTGTGGAAGTTGGTGCTGGTAACGTTTTAACAGGTCTTATAAAAAAAATAGATAAAAATGTAAGGTGTTTTAACATAGGTAAGGTTGAGGATATTGCAACACTTGGAGGGTTAAATGTTTAA
- a CDS encoding ketoacyl-ACP synthase III codes for MVYSRIIGTGSYFPEKVLTNKDLEQMVDTSDEWILTRTGIRERRISDNEPTSILGTKAAEKAIEMANIDRNDIDGIIVATFTPDTIMPSTACLIQDHLKLKNNCFAFDMSAACSGFIYALAVADSMIKNGLAYNLLVIGAERISATVDWSDRNTCILFGDGAGAVVMTRSDEPGFRSFHLNADGSASGLLTLDSLGTNFMGERKNKNIDDHLIKMKGNEVFKIAVRAMAEATAKAVESSGLRYEDVDFFIPHQANLRIIEAAAKRINLSNDKVIVTLDKFGNTSSATIPTALDIAVRDGRIKKGANIVSAAFGGGLTWGSTLFTF; via the coding sequence ATGGTATATTCAAGGATCATCGGTACTGGTTCTTATTTTCCTGAAAAGGTTTTGACTAATAAAGATCTTGAGCAGATGGTGGATACTAGCGATGAGTGGATATTGACCAGAACAGGTATCAGAGAGAGAAGGATCTCAGATAATGAGCCGACCTCCATTTTAGGAACAAAAGCTGCTGAAAAAGCTATAGAGATGGCAAATATAGATAGAAATGATATAGATGGCATCATAGTAGCTACATTTACTCCTGATACTATAATGCCGTCGACTGCTTGTCTTATACAAGACCATCTTAAACTAAAAAATAACTGTTTTGCATTTGATATGTCTGCTGCTTGTTCTGGATTTATCTATGCTTTGGCTGTGGCTGACTCTATGATAAAAAATGGTTTGGCTTATAATCTACTTGTGATTGGTGCTGAGAGGATATCGGCTACAGTAGATTGGAGCGATAGGAATACATGTATCCTTTTTGGAGATGGAGCTGGGGCTGTTGTGATGACGAGGAGTGATGAGCCAGGTTTTAGATCCTTTCACTTAAATGCTGATGGTTCCGCAAGTGGGTTGCTTACCCTTGATAGTTTGGGTACCAATTTTATGGGGGAAAGGAAAAATAAAAATATAGATGATCACCTTATAAAAATGAAAGGGAATGAGGTTTTTAAAATAGCTGTGAGAGCTATGGCTGAAGCAACGGCAAAGGCGGTGGAATCAAGTGGTTTAAGGTATGAAGATGTAGATTTTTTTATCCCCCATCAGGCAAATCTTAGGATTATTGAAGCTGCTGCCAAAAGGATCAATCTTTCCAATGATAAGGTTATAGTTACTTTAGATAAGTTTGGCAATACCTCATCAGCTACCATACCTACGGCGCTTGATATTGCTGTAAGGGATGGAAGAATTAAAAAAGGTGCCAATATTGTTTCTGCTGCTTTTGGTGGTGGTTTAACTTGGGGTTCTACTCTTTTTACATTTTGA
- the plsX gene encoding phosphate acyltransferase PlsX translates to MIRVAVDAMGGDYAPQEIIKGVLLARQEYPIDIILVGDERIVKQELEKQAKTSNLDRLFIVNAEEEIRMDDIPALAARRKRNSSMHVGMRLVRNGEANAFFSAGNTGAMMAVAKLILRTIEGVDRPAIGAVFPNIRSKTIILDVGANVDCKPIHFLQFAIMGKAYAKYILKLDNPKVGLLSIGEEDVKGNELTKSVFSLLKNSNVINFIGNVEAKEIFKGVADVIVCDGFTGNIALKSSEAAAGYIATLLKEELKRSFISKIGALLAKGAFERVKKRTDYTEYGGAPLLGVDGIVIIGHGSSNANAVKNGIRVSYELALNKVNTHIAEDIKLNVECNGEQTFWSSLKDKVKNIASQIQG, encoded by the coding sequence ATGATAAGGGTTGCTGTTGATGCTATGGGGGGCGATTATGCTCCCCAGGAAATCATCAAAGGTGTTCTGTTGGCAAGACAGGAGTATCCTATCGATATTATTTTAGTTGGTGACGAGCGTATTGTCAAACAAGAACTGGAGAAACAAGCTAAAACATCTAATTTAGATAGATTATTTATTGTTAATGCAGAGGAAGAGATAAGAATGGATGATATCCCGGCATTAGCAGCAAGAAGAAAAAGGAATTCTTCTATGCATGTGGGGATGAGACTGGTAAGAAATGGTGAGGCCAATGCTTTTTTTAGCGCTGGTAACACCGGTGCTATGATGGCTGTGGCAAAGCTTATTTTAAGAACAATTGAAGGTGTTGATAGACCGGCTATAGGTGCTGTCTTTCCTAATATAAGGTCTAAGACTATAATACTGGATGTAGGAGCTAACGTTGATTGTAAACCTATTCATTTTCTTCAGTTTGCTATTATGGGTAAAGCCTATGCAAAATATATCTTAAAGCTGGATAACCCAAAGGTTGGACTTTTAAGCATAGGTGAGGAAGATGTTAAAGGGAATGAGTTAACAAAATCTGTTTTTTCATTGCTGAAAAACTCTAATGTGATAAATTTTATAGGGAATGTTGAGGCTAAGGAGATCTTTAAAGGTGTAGCAGATGTGATCGTATGTGATGGATTTACTGGGAATATAGCACTAAAATCGAGTGAAGCAGCTGCAGGTTATATCGCAACTTTGCTAAAAGAGGAGTTAAAGAGGAGTTTTATTTCTAAGATTGGTGCTCTTCTTGCGAAGGGTGCATTTGAAAGGGTCAAAAAAAGGACAGACTATACAGAGTATGGTGGTGCACCTCTTCTTGGTGTAGATGGCATAGTTATAATAGGGCACGGAAGTTCTAATGCCAATGCTGTAAAAAATGGTATTAGAGTATCGTATGAGCTTGCTTTAAATAAAGTCAATACGCATATAGCTGAGGATATAAAGCTTAATGTTGAATGTAATGGAGAACAGACTTTTTGGAGCAGTTTAAAGGACAAAGTTAAAAATATTGCTTCACAAATCCAAGGGTGA
- the rpmF gene encoding 50S ribosomal protein L32, with product MPNPKGKSSRSKIGARRSHHRAIPHGHAKCDNCGELKLTHTICPNCGYYAKRKVLKIEEI from the coding sequence ATGCCAAACCCAAAAGGTAAATCAAGTAGGTCAAAGATTGGTGCAAGAAGAAGTCATCATAGGGCAATCCCCCATGGTCATGCAAAATGTGATAACTGTGGTGAGTTGAAGCTTACCCATACTATTTGTCCAAACTGTGGCTATTATGCCAAAAGAAAGGTATTAAAGATCGAAGAGATCTAA
- a CDS encoding DUF177 domain-containing protein: MKIFFEQIKQEGNLVKTSFSFDVDDISFFIKSFDGKLYPIKKGYVLDGDLELVISDVCDRCLKKFDESFLEHITVELVREDTVNLSSEEELDEDDLGFYHIKEDHVDIHEILFQESILLRPMKRLCVDECKGICPKCGRNLNEEKCECNAEVDERWKALTKLLQNNK; encoded by the coding sequence ATGAAAATTTTTTTTGAACAGATTAAACAGGAAGGAAATCTTGTAAAAACAAGTTTTAGTTTTGATGTAGATGATATCAGTTTTTTTATAAAAAGTTTTGATGGAAAACTTTACCCAATTAAAAAGGGTTATGTATTGGATGGTGATTTAGAGCTTGTGATAAGTGATGTTTGCGATAGATGTTTGAAGAAGTTCGATGAAAGTTTTTTAGAACATATTACTGTGGAGTTGGTAAGGGAAGACACTGTGAACCTTAGCTCTGAAGAAGAACTCGACGAAGATGATCTTGGGTTTTACCATATTAAAGAGGATCATGTTGATATACATGAAATACTCTTTCAGGAGTCCATACTTTTAAGACCGATGAAAAGACTATGTGTGGATGAGTGTAAAGGTATTTGTCCAAAATGTGGTAGAAACCTCAATGAAGAAAAATGTGAATGTAATGCTGAAGTCGATGAGCGCTGGAAGGCGCTTACAAAGCTATTGCAGAATAATAAATAA
- the trkA gene encoding Trk system potassium transporter TrkA has product MKIIVAGAGEVGFNLAKHLVENGNDITIIDRDKDRIKYVNEHLDCYTIVGEVTNYDLLKSAGVNEADIFIAVTDSDEVNMISCLIVHSNFSVDTKIARVRNIDYHKTNLFDKKIAGFDYLVNPEVEAAKSIIRGVEYGAISDVFVFDDTDIQFREVFVDSDVDIAGKSLESIRKNSKIPFVVASIYREGQLLIPSGKDIIQPEDHLFIVGTKTNLDMLFSYIGIKRRKIKSVIIAGGGKIQRIVIEGLISKGRDIIVVEKDYEKSKKLADMFPEVLVINGDISDETLLEEEELHKKDLIITATDNDEINILSASYYKSIGVKRAIALIDKANYLHMASSLGIDISISPKLSAVNTILKYVKKGNIINIYSLFDGKGEAIEFLLNHRSKLDGVALKNCKIPQNAVIVAITRNGKSYIPDGDFVFKSGDIIIAFALKGSDKALEEFFKQ; this is encoded by the coding sequence TTGAAGATAATCGTTGCTGGTGCAGGAGAGGTAGGTTTTAATTTAGCTAAACATTTAGTGGAAAACGGTAATGACATAACAATAATAGATCGCGACAAAGACAGAATCAAATATGTTAATGAGCATCTTGACTGCTACACTATTGTGGGTGAGGTAACCAACTACGATCTTTTAAAATCAGCAGGCGTAAATGAAGCAGATATCTTTATTGCGGTAACGGATTCAGATGAAGTAAATATGATCTCATGCCTCATTGTTCATTCCAACTTTTCTGTGGATACAAAAATTGCAAGAGTTAGAAATATCGATTACCATAAGACAAACCTTTTTGATAAAAAAATTGCAGGTTTTGACTATTTGGTCAACCCAGAAGTAGAAGCAGCCAAATCAATTATAAGGGGTGTAGAGTACGGCGCCATAAGCGATGTATTTGTTTTCGATGATACAGACATACAGTTCCGAGAGGTTTTTGTTGATAGCGATGTGGATATTGCTGGTAAGTCTTTAGAGAGTATCAGGAAAAACTCAAAGATCCCTTTCGTAGTTGCCTCCATATACAGGGAAGGTCAGCTTTTAATCCCCTCAGGTAAAGATATTATCCAACCTGAAGATCACCTTTTTATTGTAGGTACTAAGACAAACCTAGATATGCTTTTTTCATATATAGGGATAAAAAGAAGAAAAATCAAATCTGTCATAATTGCTGGTGGCGGAAAAATACAACGAATAGTTATAGAGGGTCTAATCAGTAAAGGAAGAGATATCATAGTCGTAGAAAAAGACTACGAGAAATCAAAAAAATTAGCGGACATGTTCCCTGAGGTTTTGGTAATAAATGGTGATATATCTGATGAAACACTTTTGGAAGAGGAAGAGCTCCACAAAAAAGACCTCATAATCACAGCAACAGATAATGATGAAATCAATATATTATCTGCCAGTTATTATAAATCTATAGGTGTTAAAAGGGCGATAGCCCTCATCGACAAGGCAAACTATCTCCACATGGCAAGTAGTCTTGGAATAGATATATCAATAAGCCCAAAGCTAAGTGCTGTAAATACAATATTAAAATATGTTAAAAAAGGGAATATAATCAATATCTACTCGCTCTTTGATGGAAAAGGAGAAGCCATAGAATTCCTACTGAATCATCGTTCAAAACTCGATGGCGTAGCTCTAAAGAATTGCAAAATCCCACAAAATGCAGTTATAGTAGCCATAACGAGGAATGGAAAAAGCTATATCCCTGACGGAGACTTTGTTTTTAAAAGCGGTGACATAATAATAGCCTTTGCTCTTAAGGGATCTGATAAAGCATTGGAGGAGTTTTTCAAACAGTAG
- a CDS encoding TrkH family potassium uptake protein, with protein MIISLFMILPIIVAMYYKEHHAIRTFFIVMIISLLFSALTILTLRKTKRDFLSSADGMFLVSIGWLVISAISALPYYLTGSVTSYTDAFFESISGYTTTGATIFKSVEDLPKSILFWRSLTHWLGGMGIVVLTVAILPLLGIGGMQLIKAEAPGPSVDKISPRITTTAKYLWYIYITLTFSEIALLYLGGMSFFDAINHSFATLATGGFSVKNESFLTYKNPYFEWVVAVFMILAGMNFTLHYRLFLGHFNILKRDSEWKFYISLILAYTTIIGLDLYSKTNLNLHDSIRSAFFQVATILTTTGFASDDYEKWPLFSQTLLFALMFVGGCSGSTGGGIKVIRILTLLKQAINEMKYLVHPRGVFVLKINGESVRKNTVYAISGFFFLYMLTVLFVTLAVSFSGVDLVTSVSASLACVGNIGPGFGNVGPMENYSFFPDYAKWTLSIGMLLGRLEIYTFLVIITPYYWKK; from the coding sequence ATGATTATCTCTCTTTTTATGATCTTACCTATTATTGTAGCCATGTACTATAAAGAACACCATGCCATAAGAACATTTTTCATTGTTATGATAATAAGTTTACTCTTTAGTGCTTTAACAATTCTCACATTAAGAAAAACTAAAAGGGACTTTTTGTCATCTGCAGATGGAATGTTTTTGGTATCTATTGGATGGTTAGTAATATCAGCAATCAGTGCTTTGCCCTATTATTTAACAGGATCAGTTACCTCTTATACCGACGCATTTTTTGAAAGCATCTCAGGCTATACCACAACGGGGGCTACCATATTCAAGTCTGTTGAAGATCTGCCCAAATCGATTCTTTTCTGGAGATCCCTTACCCACTGGTTAGGTGGTATGGGTATTGTGGTACTTACCGTAGCAATTCTTCCCCTCTTGGGTATAGGAGGAATGCAGCTTATCAAGGCAGAAGCCCCTGGGCCATCAGTAGATAAAATATCCCCCAGAATCACCACCACTGCTAAATATCTTTGGTATATATATATAACACTTACTTTTTCAGAAATTGCTCTTTTGTATCTCGGTGGAATGAGCTTTTTTGATGCAATAAATCACTCATTTGCCACATTAGCAACTGGTGGCTTCTCAGTAAAAAACGAAAGCTTTCTAACATACAAAAACCCTTACTTCGAATGGGTAGTAGCTGTTTTTATGATACTTGCAGGGATGAATTTTACATTGCATTACCGACTATTTCTTGGTCATTTTAATATACTCAAAAGAGATTCAGAATGGAAGTTTTATATATCTTTGATATTAGCCTATACCACCATAATAGGATTAGATCTTTATTCCAAAACAAACCTAAACCTTCATGACAGTATTAGATCAGCCTTTTTCCAAGTAGCCACTATTTTAACTACAACAGGTTTTGCCTCAGATGATTATGAGAAATGGCCACTGTTTTCCCAAACACTGTTATTTGCTTTGATGTTTGTAGGTGGTTGTTCTGGTTCTACAGGTGGAGGGATAAAAGTCATCAGAATTCTAACTCTTCTAAAACAAGCAATAAACGAAATGAAATATTTGGTGCACCCCAGAGGGGTATTTGTATTAAAAATAAATGGTGAATCAGTGCGAAAAAACACTGTATATGCAATATCTGGATTCTTTTTTCTTTACATGCTAACAGTGCTTTTTGTAACACTTGCTGTAAGCTTTTCCGGCGTAGATTTAGTTACATCTGTAAGCGCATCTTTAGCATGCGTTGGTAACATTGGACCAGGTTTTGGCAATGTGGGACCCATGGAAAATTATAGTTTTTTTCCTGATTATGCAAAATGGACACTAAGTATAGGTATGCTTTTAGGTAGGCTTGAAATTTACACGTTTCTTGTTATAATTACTCCATATTACTGGAAAAAATAG